One Cytophagia bacterium CHB2 DNA segment encodes these proteins:
- a CDS encoding site-2 protease family protein, whose amino-acid sequence MKWSWKIGEYFGIGVYLHATFLLLIGFIAVMHWLQGYSLSMLVSGVGFILALFGCVLLHEFGHALTAKKYGIKTRDITLLPIGGVARLERMPDDPRQELWVALAGPAVNVVIAIALFVWLVVTNTFEPFDGLTVTSGSFLERLMIVNIWLVLFNMLPAFPMDGGRVLRALLATRKGYARATQIAAGIGQGMAFLFGFIGLFTNPFLLFIAFFVLIGAAQEAGMVQMKTAVGGIPVKLAMLTNFQTLSSNDTLNRAIELILAGSQQDFPVVDEGKVVGVLTRGDLLMALGKFGKNAFVRDVMQREFETVEASEMLEGAMARLQTCQCHTLPVLQQGKMVGLVTMDNIGEFVMIQSALAGEKPRGWKLAFQS is encoded by the coding sequence ATGAAATGGTCATGGAAAATTGGAGAGTATTTCGGCATCGGCGTTTATCTGCATGCTACCTTCCTGTTGTTGATTGGTTTTATTGCCGTGATGCACTGGTTGCAAGGCTACAGCCTGAGCATGCTGGTCTCCGGTGTAGGATTCATCCTCGCGCTCTTTGGCTGCGTGCTTTTGCATGAATTTGGCCACGCCTTGACCGCGAAAAAATACGGCATCAAAACGCGCGACATCACCCTGCTGCCCATCGGCGGCGTCGCCCGGCTGGAGCGCATGCCAGATGATCCCCGCCAGGAATTGTGGGTCGCGCTCGCCGGTCCGGCCGTGAATGTTGTGATCGCCATCGCCTTATTCGTTTGGCTGGTGGTGACCAACACCTTCGAGCCATTTGACGGTCTCACGGTCACCAGCGGCTCGTTCCTCGAGCGACTGATGATCGTGAATATCTGGCTCGTTCTGTTCAACATGCTGCCGGCCTTCCCGATGGACGGCGGCCGCGTTTTGCGCGCCCTGCTCGCCACCCGCAAAGGCTATGCGCGCGCGACACAAATTGCCGCGGGCATCGGCCAGGGCATGGCCTTCCTGTTCGGATTCATCGGACTGTTCACCAACCCCTTTCTGCTGTTCATCGCCTTCTTTGTGTTGATCGGCGCGGCGCAGGAGGCCGGCATGGTGCAGATGAAAACCGCGGTCGGCGGCATTCCGGTGAAGCTGGCTATGCTCACCAACTTCCAAACGCTCTCCAGCAACGACACGCTCAACCGCGCGATTGAGTTGATTCTGGCAGGTTCACAACAAGATTTTCCCGTGGTCGACGAGGGGAAAGTCGTGGGCGTGCTCACGCGCGGCGATTTGCTGATGGCGCTCGGAAAATTCGGGAAGAATGCCTTCGTACGCGACGTGATGCAGCGCGAGTTTGAAACCGTGGAAGCGAGCGAAATGCTCGAAGGCGCAATGGCCCGTTTGCAAACGTGTCAATGCCACACCCTGCCGGTGCTGCAACAGGGCAAAATGGTCGGCCTGGTGACGATGGACAACATCGGCGAATTCGTCATGATTCAAAGCGCGCTCGCCGGTGAGAAGCCCCGCGGCTGGAAGCTGGCCTTTCAAAGTTGA